DNA from Candidatus Paceibacterota bacterium:
TATGCCGGACAAGAACGTGATGGAGTTCATTGATTACCTTTCCTGCGATCCCAATGGCGTCACCGCTGGCGGCTACCAGGGCGCCAATTTCTACCGGACCGACCTCCACGGGGTGGGCCAGTTTGCCAACATCGGCGCTGGCATCAGCGGCAGCTTCCCCGGCATTGTCAATAACATCGTCATTGACAGCCCCCGGGTAACCGCCAGCGGTTCCTGGACCTCGGTACGAACGTTTTCCAACGGCGCTTTTTATGGCAACGGCAGCGGCACCGATACCAATTCCTTTGGCACGAATTACCTGACCCGAAGCCAGGGCAGCGGCAGCGCTTACGTGCAGTTCACGCCCGCCATTATTGTGCCCGGCGATTACAGAGTGTTCCAATGGCACCCGTATCGTGCTGACGCCTCCGCCAGCGTCCCCCACACCATCAGCTACAACGGCGGTTCCACCACCGTCTATGCCAACCAGCAGACCAACGACGGCAACTGGAGCCTGCTGGGCACGTTCAATTTCGCCGCTGGCGACTCCGGTTACATCCGCGTCACGGACGGCATCGCCGAGTCGGGCGCGGTGGCGATTGCCGACGGGGTGAAGCTGGTCTTCGTGCCGCCCACGTCAGTGCCGGCTGCCCCAAGCGGCTTGACGGCCAGCGCCGTCAGTAGCAGCCAGATTGACCTGGCCTGGTCGGACAATGCGACCAACGAAAGCGCGTATGTTGTCGCCCGCAGCACGACGGCGGGCGGGCCTTACGCGAACATTTCGGTCCTGCCGCTCAACGCGACCAGCTATAGCGACACCGGTCTGGTTCCCGCCACGACCTATTATTATGTCGTGTGGGCCACGAATTACCTGGGCGCTTCAGCCAACTCGGCTGAGGCCAACGCCACCACCACAAGCGCAGGGACGCCGCCGAGCATCACCACGCAGCCGCAAGGCCAGACGGTCATCCTCGGCGGAACGGCCTCATTTAGCGTTGTAGCTACAGGCGGCATCCCGCTGGCTTACCAGTGGCGGCTGAACGGCGCGGACATCAGCGGCGCAACCGCCAGCAGTTACAGCCGGGCCAATGTTCAGGCCACCGACGCCGGCGACTACTCGGTGCTGGTGACTAACCCCTACGGGAGTTTGCTCAGCTCCAACGCCATGCTCGTGGTGGACACAGACGTTACCTTGCCTGTCATCACCGCGCAGCCGCAGAGCCAGACGGTTATTGCCGGTCAAAGCGTAACCTTTACCGTGACCGCCACCAACAAAGCCGCCCTGAGTTATCAGTGGCGGTATAACGCTGCGCCGATCGCCGGGGCAACGGGCAGTTCCTACACCCGCAGCAACGTCCAGACTACGGACGCGGGTTCTTACTCCGTGGTGATCACCAACATCATTGGCTCTGTCACCAGCGCCGACGCGGTGTTGACGGTGCACTTCTCGCTTACCGCCACCGCGACTGGAGGCGGCACAGTCAGCAAGAGCCCCGATCAGGCCAGCTACGCGCCCAACACCGTCGTGACACTCACCGCCGGCGCCAACACTGGCTACGCCTTCACCGGCTGGTCCGGCGACGCCAGCGGCACCAACAACCCGCTTCAAGTTACGATGGCGGCTAACAAGGCGATCACCGCAAGCTTCGTCAGCTCCGAGACGGACATCATCCTCGATAACACCAATGCCGCCGTGAGCTTCGACGGTCTATGGCAAATCGGCACCGCGACCAGCGGCAAGTATGGCGACGATTATCGGTTTGCGGTTACGGCTGCGGGCGGCCTCTCCAACGCAGTCTTCCGTCCCTACATCCACGTCCCCGGACGCTATGATGTTTACATTTGGTATACCACTGGCGTTAACCGCGCGACTAACGCGCCTTGGTCCATTGTGTATGAGGGCGGAAGCCTTAACGTCTCCGTTGACCAGCAGGTGAATGGATCGGCTTGGGTGTTAATTGGGAGCGAGCTGCCGTTCGTGCAAGGCACCAACGGCTACGTGCGCTTGTCCAACGACACCGGCTACGCTGGCAAAGTGGTCATGGCTGACGCGGTGCGCTTCACATTCGTCGGCCCACCCCATGTCGCCCCGACAATCACGACCCATCCGGAGAGTCAAAATGTGAACCAGGGTGGCAACGCGGTGTTTGGCGTGGTCGCCAGCGGCACGCCGGCTCCGGCTTATCAGTGGCGCAAGAACGGCACGCCCATCGGCGGTGCCACCGACGCCGGTTACACCGTGGCCAACGCGCAACCGGCGGACGCGGG
Protein-coding regions in this window:
- a CDS encoding immunoglobulin domain-containing protein → MSNEPTCCGSEFPIQHSSPHSTRPRRIKGMWCGAWLLVCLLASPAWGVIRDGGIDPANLGKGEWIVTMTDATNRLGGHVNSVTNENSLMLFYKSIGVRYIIIKAATSNYLFTGCYNFPQFNSNVVNIAHSHGIKVFGYNRSYGGDIPGEIEISDYVFREGADGFVWDAEAEWESNKPWIGANGPALAWALCGAVRTNWPNKFLAHAPFPIISYHSSFPYKEFGYWCDAIMPQIYFFNWTGVKRSPSGGIDWTDANWTSWQNSLVGTYSVVNGQTIYWTNSIKPLAPVNNVYGEIIPGGSSCFGNSVSTMPDKNVMEFIDYLSCDPNGVTAGGYQGANFYRTDLHGVGQFANIGAGISGSFPGIVNNIVIDSPRVTASGSWTSVRTFSNGAFYGNGSGTDTNSFGTNYLTRSQGSGSAYVQFTPAIIVPGDYRVFQWHPYRADASASVPHTISYNGGSTTVYANQQTNDGNWSLLGTFNFAAGDSGYIRVTDGIAESGAVAIADGVKLVFVPPTSVPAAPSGLTASAVSSSQIDLAWSDNATNESAYVVARSTTAGGPYANISVLPLNATSYSDTGLVPATTYYYVVWATNYLGASANSAEANATTTSAGTPPSITTQPQGQTVILGGTASFSVVATGGIPLAYQWRLNGADISGATASSYSRANVQATDAGDYSVLVTNPYGSLLSSNAMLVVDTDVTLPVITAQPQSQTVIAGQSVTFTVTATNKAALSYQWRYNAAPIAGATGSSYTRSNVQTTDAGSYSVVITNIIGSVTSADAVLTVHFSLTATATGGGTVSKSPDQASYAPNTVVTLTAGANTGYAFTGWSGDASGTNNPLQVTMAANKAITASFVSSETDIILDNTNAAVSFDGLWQIGTATSGKYGDDYRFAVTAAGGLSNAVFRPYIHVPGRYDVYIWYTTGVNRATNAPWSIVYEGGSLNVSVDQQVNGSAWVLIGSELPFVQGTNGYVRLSNDTGYAGKVVMADAVRFTFVGPPHVAPTITTHPESQNVNQGGNAVFGVVASGTPAPAYQWRKNGTPIGGATDAGYTVANAQPADAGSYTVEVLNVAGQVTSSSATLTVNVPPAITAQPQSLSVTAGSNATFTVTATGTAPLHYQWRFNGTDLAEATGSSYLCAKAQATDAGSYAVVVSNMAGVVTSADAVLSVTQPAAPQIVGIRLTSEGQIQLQVSGVPGHYVVEATTNLTVVDWVELTNMTTTEATFQCLDTEPNLAQRFYRVHLIP